One segment of Paenibacillus pabuli DNA contains the following:
- a CDS encoding 2-keto-3-deoxygluconate permease, with protein MNIKATLDRIPGGMMVVPLLLGATINTFFPNALRIGGFTEALFVNSSSTLIALFLLIAGTQITFKTAGSSVGKGITLLVFKWAVGAILGLIAIFFADSNGLFLGLAPLAIIAAMTNSNGGLYIALAGQYGKEDDKAAYPFLALSDGPFLTMVALSIFGAMGFANGMFSPMAFVAVLLPLIVGVVIGNLDRNLAEWLHKGSDKLVPFFAFSLGMGINFSSIIQGGLSGIMLGVITVLITGGVGYLLFKAIGWNPIVGASEGSTAGNAVGTPAAIVAANASFAPIAEIATVQIAASVVTTAILLPIFIGFLSKRLEKSGGVEKYNQRPTT; from the coding sequence ATGAACATTAAAGCAACATTAGATCGTATTCCTGGCGGTATGATGGTTGTCCCGCTGTTGCTTGGTGCAACGATTAACACATTCTTCCCCAATGCCTTGCGGATTGGTGGATTTACCGAAGCCCTCTTCGTTAACAGTTCAAGCACATTGATCGCTTTGTTCCTCCTGATTGCCGGAACACAGATTACGTTCAAGACAGCCGGCTCATCTGTCGGTAAAGGTATTACACTGCTTGTGTTCAAGTGGGCTGTTGGTGCAATATTAGGTTTGATCGCCATTTTCTTCGCGGATTCCAATGGATTATTCCTTGGTCTGGCACCACTTGCCATTATTGCTGCGATGACGAATTCCAACGGCGGACTGTACATCGCACTGGCCGGACAATACGGCAAAGAGGATGACAAGGCAGCTTATCCATTCCTCGCGCTCAGCGACGGACCTTTTCTTACCATGGTTGCACTCTCTATTTTCGGTGCAATGGGCTTTGCCAATGGCATGTTCTCCCCGATGGCTTTTGTAGCCGTACTGCTTCCACTGATCGTCGGTGTGGTTATTGGTAACCTGGATCGCAACTTGGCTGAATGGCTGCATAAAGGCAGTGACAAGCTCGTTCCATTCTTCGCCTTTTCACTGGGTATGGGAATCAACTTCTCGTCCATCATTCAAGGCGGACTAAGCGGCATCATGCTGGGTGTAATCACAGTATTGATCACTGGCGGCGTTGGCTACCTGCTCTTCAAAGCCATCGGCTGGAATCCTATTGTCGGAGCTTCGGAAGGTTCCACAGCGGGTAACGCTGTAGGTACACCTGCTGCCATTGTGGCTGCTAATGCTTCCTTTGCCCCTATTGCTGAAATTGCTACCGTACAAATTGCGGCAAGTGTCGTAACGACCGCTATTCTATTGCCGATCTTCATTGGTTTCCTATCCAAACGGCTGGAGAAATCAGGCGGCGTCGAGAAATACAATCAAAGACCGACCACATAA
- a CDS encoding sigma-54-dependent Fis family transcriptional regulator has product MRTRVHIIAPYESMITIIQECIPRFPQLSIQCDVGDLAKGAELASQAERNGAEIIISRGGTAQLIKEAVTIPVIDVQLSGYDMIRSLTLASQFNGKTAIVGFSNITSGAQSIIDLMDLPLKVYTIRSSEDVARLLLELKASGYRQIVGDVITVDTARTYGLEGLLIQSGKEAILRALEDAQLVFRYLSKNHAISVILNNLVTQEHPNLLILDEQNDIVFENLTDFEQNPLTDNYIHLINTNLEFEQSQVQHVFMVDDYQLTVTAYETTLNNKGYKVYTLEKGLPYHFAQFGITTYTDISIEPIVAESPAMQVMLKNLRALYENHEPIYLLGHADSGKSFLVKHMHQMYSGGGLLLQMDLSQVPAGHLHKIPLSKVRNVEMNHIENRLHDEEVTSFIQTCLNRQIGIFILGEEPLNPFWTLDIELSTMIMPSLAERVEDLAPLIQQFLTDYYHKYGTAAVKIKEDALQLIREQVPQMTVSQLKHLIKQAALNEQDYVISTDTLSRLLHQQSASNTMRLNGTLKEIEKEIIQHVLQEENNNQSKAADRLGINRATLWRKLKE; this is encoded by the coding sequence ATGCGTACACGAGTTCATATCATTGCTCCTTACGAATCCATGATTACTATTATACAAGAATGCATTCCCCGTTTTCCTCAATTATCGATTCAGTGCGATGTGGGAGACTTGGCCAAGGGGGCTGAACTGGCTTCACAAGCCGAACGAAACGGTGCGGAAATTATCATTAGCCGTGGGGGTACCGCTCAACTGATTAAGGAAGCGGTCACCATTCCCGTCATCGATGTGCAGCTGTCAGGATATGACATGATCCGTTCTCTTACACTTGCCAGCCAGTTTAACGGTAAAACGGCCATTGTTGGCTTTTCCAACATCACATCGGGTGCACAGTCTATCATTGATCTGATGGACCTTCCGCTCAAGGTATATACGATTCGCAGTTCCGAAGATGTTGCCAGGCTGCTGCTGGAACTGAAAGCATCCGGATACCGCCAGATTGTCGGGGATGTCATCACCGTAGATACCGCCAGAACCTATGGGCTCGAAGGATTACTGATCCAGTCCGGTAAGGAGGCCATTCTGCGCGCCCTTGAAGATGCCCAGTTGGTATTTCGCTATCTGAGCAAAAATCATGCCATATCCGTCATTCTAAATAATCTGGTCACACAGGAGCACCCCAATCTGCTTATTTTAGATGAACAGAACGATATCGTATTTGAGAACCTGACGGATTTCGAGCAGAACCCACTGACGGATAATTACATTCATTTGATTAATACCAATCTGGAATTTGAGCAATCCCAGGTTCAACATGTGTTCATGGTTGACGATTATCAGCTAACTGTTACGGCCTATGAAACGACGCTGAATAATAAGGGTTACAAAGTCTACACTCTCGAAAAGGGACTGCCTTACCACTTTGCACAATTTGGCATAACCACCTACACGGATATATCCATAGAGCCCATTGTTGCAGAATCACCAGCCATGCAGGTGATGTTGAAGAATCTTCGGGCACTGTATGAAAATCACGAACCCATTTATCTGCTGGGACATGCGGATTCAGGCAAATCTTTTCTCGTGAAACACATGCATCAGATGTACTCAGGTGGCGGGCTCCTGCTGCAAATGGATCTGTCCCAGGTACCTGCAGGTCATTTGCACAAAATACCGCTCTCCAAGGTCCGCAACGTGGAGATGAATCATATTGAAAACCGATTACATGATGAAGAGGTGACCTCATTCATTCAAACTTGTCTAAACAGGCAGATTGGCATATTCATTCTGGGAGAAGAGCCATTGAATCCGTTTTGGACGCTTGATATCGAGCTGAGTACCATGATTATGCCAAGTCTTGCAGAGAGGGTGGAGGATCTGGCTCCACTGATTCAGCAGTTCCTCACCGACTACTATCATAAGTATGGAACCGCTGCGGTGAAGATAAAGGAGGACGCCCTGCAGCTGATCCGGGAGCAGGTTCCACAGATGACAGTCAGCCAGCTGAAGCATCTTATCAAACAGGCTGCCCTGAATGAGCAGGATTATGTGATTTCTACGGACACCCTGTCCCGTTTGCTCCATCAGCAATCTGCCTCCAATACGATGAGGTTGAACGGTACGCTGAAAGAAATCGAGAAAGAAATTATTCAACATGTTCTGCAAGAAGAAAATAACAATCAATCCAAGGCTGCGGATCGCCTGGGGATTAACCGAGCCACACTTTGGCGCAAACTTAAAGAATAA
- a CDS encoding PspA/IM30 family protein: MGILSRFRDVMKANVNSLLARAEDPEKTVNEYMRSLSSDLGQVKAETAAVLTEESRAKRALDECSAEMKKLQRYAEKSAESGDEDKARSFLEKKVKQTDKMNELQAAYERASAKAKMMKHMNEKLVADLGQLEARHTELKGRMAEAKAQQQANERNASAGKANAAFQAMEEKANQALNEAEALAELRAGKQEDDLDELIAQLEREMNAEAGNSDNKAPSAEEELTAIQEKLKNN; this comes from the coding sequence ATGGGAATCTTATCGAGGTTTAGGGACGTGATGAAGGCCAATGTGAACAGCTTGCTGGCTCGGGCGGAAGATCCGGAGAAGACTGTGAATGAATACATGCGGAGTCTGAGCAGCGATCTGGGTCAGGTGAAGGCGGAGACGGCAGCTGTTCTGACGGAGGAGAGCAGGGCGAAGCGAGCTTTGGACGAATGCAGTGCTGAGATGAAGAAGCTGCAGCGGTATGCAGAGAAGTCGGCAGAGTCAGGCGATGAAGATAAGGCGCGGAGTTTTCTGGAGAAGAAAGTGAAGCAGACGGACAAAATGAACGAATTACAGGCAGCTTATGAGCGTGCCTCCGCGAAAGCCAAAATGATGAAGCATATGAATGAGAAATTGGTAGCAGACCTGGGACAATTGGAAGCCAGACATACCGAGCTGAAAGGCAGAATGGCAGAGGCGAAAGCCCAGCAGCAGGCCAATGAACGGAATGCTTCTGCAGGAAAAGCAAACGCGGCTTTTCAGGCGATGGAAGAGAAGGCCAATCAGGCTTTGAACGAAGCAGAGGCACTTGCCGAGCTCCGGGCAGGGAAGCAGGAAGATGATCTGGATGAACTTATTGCGCAGCTGGAGAGAGAAATGAACGCGGAAGCGGGTAATAGTGACAATAAAGCTCCGAGTGCGGAGGAAGAACTCACAGCAATTCAGGAGAAGCTAAAGAATAATTAG
- a CDS encoding TFIIB-type zinc ribbon-containing protein, with product MPVIEYKCPNCGSGMVFDSATGSLSCPSCGRQDNIEQIPDPLKKQVFTENEVKQYHCNSCGADIVTEPETSATTCSFCGAAVVLSDRLTGDLAPVMVIPFSISKEQAKQAFKKWCRNGLLTPSGFMSADRIQNITGMYVPFWLYELHNNIEVHGRGTKVRTYTQGDYHYTETQHFDIYRKIRLNYVNLPIDASEKMKDELMDKLEPFPYNELKEFKTPYLAGYIAEKYSYTDEELYPRAKEKTRSYIDSYIASTVSGYNSVSYTDKQIDTTLKNADYVLLPVWMVYYDFNRSQYTFAMNGQTGKVVGKPPISKAKVAGWFAGVSAVSLLSLKLVSWMMGGGFL from the coding sequence ATGCCAGTTATTGAATACAAGTGTCCCAACTGTGGCAGTGGTATGGTTTTTGACAGCGCGACAGGTTCATTATCCTGCCCAAGCTGTGGGCGACAGGACAACATTGAGCAAATCCCGGACCCGCTCAAGAAACAGGTGTTCACGGAAAATGAAGTGAAGCAGTATCACTGTAACAGCTGCGGCGCGGATATCGTCACGGAACCGGAGACGAGTGCAACCACGTGCAGCTTTTGCGGGGCAGCTGTTGTGCTGAGCGATCGGCTGACGGGTGATCTGGCACCCGTCATGGTTATTCCGTTTTCCATCAGCAAGGAGCAGGCGAAGCAGGCATTCAAAAAGTGGTGCCGGAACGGCCTGCTGACCCCGAGCGGATTCATGAGCGCAGATCGGATTCAGAATATTACCGGGATGTATGTGCCGTTCTGGTTATATGAGTTACATAACAACATCGAAGTTCACGGCCGCGGAACCAAGGTGCGAACCTACACGCAAGGCGACTACCATTATACGGAAACACAGCATTTTGATATTTATCGGAAAATCCGGCTCAACTATGTGAACCTGCCCATTGACGCTTCGGAGAAAATGAAGGATGAGCTGATGGATAAGCTGGAGCCGTTTCCCTATAACGAGTTGAAAGAGTTCAAAACCCCGTATCTTGCGGGATACATTGCAGAAAAATACAGCTATACCGATGAAGAGTTATATCCACGGGCCAAGGAGAAGACCCGATCTTATATTGATTCGTATATCGCTTCAACCGTATCCGGTTATAACAGTGTGAGTTACACGGACAAACAAATTGATACGACGCTTAAAAATGCAGACTATGTGCTGCTTCCCGTATGGATGGTCTATTATGACTTCAATCGTTCCCAATATACCTTTGCCATGAATGGTCAAACGGGGAAGGTGGTCGGCAAACCTCCGATTAGCAAAGCCAAAGTGGCCGGATGGTTCGCCGGCGTTTCCGCCGTGTCCTTATTGTCCTTGAAACTGGTCTCCTGGATGATGGGAGGTGGATTCCTGTGA
- a CDS encoding TPM domain-containing protein: protein MVFGLAFSFLTVQTASAAESKNLIYDEANLLSEQEKSELNALANEYGAERQTDFIIFTSNNEEHKNEELLTEDFYDERAPGYDKAHGNTVILTLDMYNRKMYLAGFYKGEEYIDNGRAVKITAKIAPDVTDGNYRLAFEKYLDLSYEYMGIKPGVNPDNILFKTWFQLAASLAIGGIVVGVMAYRSGGRVTVNRATYEDSGSSSVIDRQDRYIRTTVTKQKIERNNNNGGGGGGGGGTTRGGHSHSGSSRSF, encoded by the coding sequence ATGGTGTTTGGTCTGGCATTCTCCTTTTTGACGGTTCAGACCGCCTCGGCAGCCGAAAGTAAAAATCTCATCTATGATGAGGCCAATCTGCTGAGTGAGCAGGAGAAAAGTGAATTGAATGCACTGGCGAATGAATATGGTGCCGAGAGACAGACGGATTTTATTATTTTTACTTCTAATAATGAAGAGCACAAGAATGAAGAATTGCTAACGGAGGATTTCTACGACGAGCGAGCGCCCGGTTACGATAAGGCTCACGGAAACACGGTCATTTTGACACTTGATATGTACAATCGAAAAATGTATTTGGCTGGCTTTTACAAAGGAGAAGAGTATATCGACAACGGGAGGGCTGTTAAAATTACAGCCAAAATAGCCCCGGATGTAACGGACGGGAATTATAGACTGGCTTTTGAAAAATATCTGGACCTGTCCTATGAATATATGGGAATTAAGCCTGGTGTGAACCCGGATAACATTCTTTTCAAAACCTGGTTTCAACTCGCTGCATCCTTGGCAATCGGAGGAATCGTTGTTGGTGTGATGGCCTACCGTTCAGGAGGGAGGGTTACCGTCAATCGAGCGACATATGAGGATTCCGGTTCCTCCAGTGTCATTGATCGTCAGGATCGGTATATCCGTACAACGGTCACCAAACAAAAAATAGAAAGAAACAATAACAACGGCGGCGGAGGCGGCGGTGGTGGAGGTACCACCCGAGGCGGCCATTCACATAGCGGCAGCAGTAGATCTTTTTAG
- a CDS encoding SPFH domain-containing protein, producing MGFFKNQFSNVVEWEEFRDDMIFWKWSNREIKKGSKLIIRSGQDAIFLNNGKVEGIFEDEGSFNIDSEIIPFLSTLKGFKFGFNSGMRVEVLFVNTKEFTVRWGTQSPVLIPTPQLPGGMPIRANGTFNFKVSDYVTLIDKIAGIKQSYLVEDVKIRMTSVLDQLLMKWISREGKDMFNLQANASEIAKGIQEDLDMQMMDIGIGITGFQVMSFNYPQEIQDMITKTASHEMIGNLQKYQQVSMTDGIASGKVKGGGAASDMAGMMMGMNMANEMMKNMNQNQGQNQNNNNNSSGQNTDQPSAPKGGASSEGVKKPNFCPNCGAKNEGANFCPNCGQKLV from the coding sequence ATGGGATTTTTCAAAAATCAATTTTCGAATGTAGTAGAATGGGAAGAATTCAGAGACGACATGATTTTTTGGAAATGGAGCAACCGGGAGATCAAGAAGGGCAGTAAACTGATTATCCGTTCGGGTCAGGATGCGATCTTTTTGAACAACGGAAAGGTTGAGGGAATCTTTGAAGATGAGGGCTCATTTAATATCGATTCTGAGATCATTCCGTTTCTATCTACATTAAAAGGGTTTAAATTCGGGTTCAACAGCGGCATGCGGGTCGAAGTGCTGTTTGTGAATACAAAGGAATTTACCGTTCGGTGGGGAACGCAAAGTCCTGTACTGATTCCGACACCTCAGCTTCCGGGCGGAATGCCGATTCGGGCCAATGGTACGTTCAACTTCAAGGTGAGTGACTACGTCACGCTCATTGATAAAATTGCCGGCATCAAGCAGAGCTATCTGGTCGAGGATGTCAAAATTCGCATGACTTCTGTACTGGATCAGCTGCTTATGAAGTGGATTAGCCGTGAGGGCAAGGATATGTTCAACCTGCAGGCGAACGCGTCGGAGATTGCAAAAGGCATACAAGAAGACCTGGATATGCAAATGATGGACATCGGAATCGGCATTACCGGATTCCAGGTGATGAGTTTCAATTACCCACAAGAGATTCAGGATATGATTACGAAGACCGCTTCGCATGAGATGATCGGTAATCTGCAGAAATACCAGCAGGTTAGCATGACGGATGGCATCGCATCCGGCAAGGTGAAAGGCGGCGGCGCAGCATCGGATATGGCGGGCATGATGATGGGCATGAATATGGCTAACGAAATGATGAAGAACATGAACCAGAATCAAGGCCAGAATCAAAATAATAATAACAACAGTTCAGGCCAAAATACGGATCAACCATCCGCGCCCAAGGGAGGAGCTTCTTCTGAGGGGGTCAAGAAGCCGAACTTCTGTCCCAACTGTGGTGCCAAAAATGAAGGAGCCAACTTCTGTCCGAACTGTGGTCAAAAGCTGGTTTAA
- a CDS encoding DUF896 domain-containing protein gives MIPTLTRINELSRKAKEAELTEMEKAEQIRLRQEYLQIFRGSINDILLNVTIYDPNGDDVTPDKLKQEQASQNNN, from the coding sequence ATGATTCCAACATTGACCAGAATAAATGAACTTTCCAGAAAAGCTAAAGAGGCAGAACTGACAGAGATGGAGAAAGCGGAACAAATTCGTCTGCGCCAGGAATACCTGCAAATCTTTCGCGGTTCGATCAATGATATTCTGCTGAATGTCACCATCTATGATCCGAACGGCGATGACGTTACTCCGGATAAACTGAAACAGGAACAGGCAAGCCAAAATAACAACTAA
- a CDS encoding ring-cleaving dioxygenase, with the protein MTLQTAGIHHITAFAGDPQANVDFYAGVLGLRLVKKTINFDAPDVYHLYFGDEKGSPGTIITFFPSAGSPRGKIGGGQVGITSYVIPPGTIGFWQDRLERYNIEVTKTSRFNEELLQFEDSEGLRLELVEREEGAASTWEHEGIPADKAIKGFGGAVLFSVNPQRTMDALENILGFVRVDENEEYARFRSSGDIGNVVDVPVTRIPLGVGGSGTVHHIAWRAKDFEEHEAWRGAVYQYGYQPTPVRDRQYFNAIYFREAGGILFEIATDPPGFAKDEPADALGQKLMLPEWFEQYREQIEGNLQPIVVRTLEPATAAG; encoded by the coding sequence ATGACACTTCAAACTGCAGGTATCCACCATATTACGGCTTTTGCGGGAGATCCACAGGCCAATGTCGACTTTTACGCAGGGGTTCTGGGACTACGTCTTGTGAAAAAAACAATTAACTTCGATGCACCAGACGTGTATCATCTGTACTTCGGGGATGAAAAAGGCAGCCCGGGAACCATTATTACCTTCTTCCCGTCTGCCGGATCACCTCGGGGCAAAATTGGCGGTGGCCAAGTGGGCATTACCTCTTATGTCATTCCACCTGGGACTATTGGCTTCTGGCAGGATCGGTTGGAACGGTATAACATTGAGGTAACCAAAACAAGTCGCTTCAACGAAGAGCTTCTCCAATTCGAAGACAGCGAAGGCCTGCGGCTTGAACTTGTTGAACGGGAAGAAGGGGCTGCCAGCACATGGGAGCATGAAGGAATTCCGGCAGACAAAGCCATCAAAGGCTTCGGCGGTGCAGTCTTGTTCAGTGTGAATCCACAGAGAACAATGGATGCGCTGGAGAACATTCTGGGATTTGTCAGAGTGGATGAAAATGAAGAGTATGCCCGTTTCCGTTCCAGCGGAGATATCGGTAACGTCGTGGACGTTCCGGTTACGCGGATACCTCTGGGTGTAGGCGGCTCAGGCACAGTACACCACATTGCGTGGCGTGCCAAAGATTTTGAAGAGCATGAGGCATGGAGAGGGGCCGTATATCAATATGGCTACCAACCTACCCCAGTCCGTGACCGTCAATATTTTAACGCCATCTACTTCAGAGAAGCAGGCGGAATCCTGTTTGAGATTGCGACAGATCCACCGGGATTTGCCAAAGATGAACCTGCCGATGCACTCGGACAAAAACTGATGCTGCCGGAGTGGTTCGAACAATACCGTGAACAAATTGAAGGCAATCTGCAGCCGATTGTGGTAAGAACATTGGAACCTGCAACAGCTGCTGGGTAA